GAGGACCAGCAGCTCGACGTCGTCGACCAGGACCGAGGCCAGCGCGATGCGCTTGCGCTGCCCCCCCGACCGCACGCCCACCGGCTCGGACAGGTCGGTGACCCCGAGCCGGTCGAGCATGGCCCTGGCGCGCGCCTCCCGTTGGACATCCGCCCGGTCGGTGAGGGGGTCGAAGCCGGTGGGGCCGGCCAGCGCCACCTCGAGCGGCGTGGCCGCCGGGTCGACCGCGGGATCCTGGGGGAGGTAGCGCACGTGCACGCTGTTGCCGAGGACCACGCGGCCGCTGTCGGGCTCCTCGACACCCGCGACCAGCCGGAGGAGGGTCGACTTGCCACTGCCGTTCGCGCCGATCACGCCGATGCGGTCACGGTCGTGGATGCCGAGGGTCACCCCGTCCAGGACGAGCTTCTCGGCGTGCCGCTTGCTGACCCCCTCGAGGTTCGCGAGGTTCACAGGCCGCGCAGCCCGACCCGCTCGCGGACCAGGCCCATCGTGTCCGCCGCGACCGTGCGCGCCCGGTCGGCGCCCTTGACCAGCACCTCCCGCACCGCGTCGGGCTCCGCGCGCAGCTGCGTGTACCGCTCCCGGACCGGACGCAGGACGCCGTTGACGGCCTCGGCAAGCTCGGCCTTGAAGTCCCCGTAGCGCGTCCCGGTGAAGTGGTTCTCCAGAGCGGCGACGTCCGTCCCGGTCACGGCGGCCATCAGGTCCAGCAGGTTGCTGACCGCCGGCTTGTCCGGGCTGGCGCGCACCTCCGAGCCCGAGTCGGTGACCGCCCGCATGACCTTCTTGCGCGTGGCGGCCTCGTCGTCGCTCAGCAGGATCGTGCCGGCGGGCGGCAGGGACTTCGACATCTTCTTCGTGTGGTCCTGCAGGTCCATCACGCGCGCACCGGTCGTCGGGAACGTCGCCACCGGCACGGTGAACGTGTCGGTGAACCGGTGGTTGAAGCGCTGGGCGAGGTCCCGGGACAGCTCGAGGTGCTGGCGCTGGTCGGCGCCGATCGGGACCTCGTCCGCCTGGTACAGCAGGATGTCGGCGGCCTGCAGCACCGGGTAGGTGAGCAGCCCGGCGGAGACCGACTCCAGCCCCACCGTCTTCTCCTTGAACTGGGTCATCCGCTGGAGCTCGCCCATCGTGGCCAGACAGGTCAGGATCCACGCCAGCTCGCTGTGCTCGCGCACGTGCGACTGGACGAACAGCGTGGCGATGTCGGGGTCGATACCGGAGGCCAGCAACCAGGTCGCGACATCGACGGTGCGCTCGCGCAGCGCTCCAGGCTCGTAGGGCACGGTCATGGCGTGCAGGTCCACGACACAGAAGAAGTGGTCCGCCTGCTGCTCACCCGCCCAGCGGGACCACGCGCCCAGGTAGTTGCCGATGTGTGGGGCGCCGGTGGGCTGCACGCCACTCAACACCCTCGCCACGACACACGCCCCTTCCTACACTCGGTCAGCCTAACCCGTTCATCGTACGGAGGAGCAGGCCGCGTGTCAGAACCATCGCTGGTCCTCCGCCGGCCCGCTGATCCCCTCACCGACGGGGTCGTCACGCTCGACAGGTTCACCCGGGACGACGTCGTGGACATCGTGCGCGCCATCGACGACGAGATCCTGCGGTGGCTGCCGCTGCCCGACCCCTACGGCGAGACCGAGGCCCGCGGCTTCGTCGCGGCGCCCCCGAACACGGCGTCCGAGGGTGCCGCGCTGAACTTCGCGATCCGCTGCGAAGCGCGGCTTGCGGGCTCGGTGGGCGTGTCGATCAGCCGCCCCCGCACCGGGGAGGTGGAGGTCGGGTACTGGGTCGCGCCGCACGCCCGGCACCAGGGGGTCGCCCTGCGAGCCGTGCTGCTGGTGGCCGGCCACGCCCTCGCCGCGGAGGGCGTCGAGCGCCTGGAGATCCTCTGCCACCCGGACAACCGGGCCTCCCGGCACGTCGCCGAACGGGCGGGCGCGCAGTTCGAGGGCATCCGCCGCCACGGCCTGCCCCCACCACCCCGCCAGGGCAGCACCGACGCGGCGGTCTACGCGCTGCTGCCCGAGGACGTCGCCGCCGTCCACGGCGACCCGCGCAGCGGGGCTACGCCCCGGCGTCGGAGCGCGCCTGGATCTCGCTGACGATGTCGGCGTTGGCCAGGGTGGTCACGTCGCCGAGCTCACGGCCCTCCGCGATGTCCTTCAGCAGCCGGCGCATGATCTTGCCCGAGCGCGTCTTGGGCAGGTCGTCGGTGAACAGGATGTTGGCGGGGCGGGCGATCTTGCCGATGCGGGTGGCGACGTGCTCGCGCAGCTCCGCGGCCAGGGCGTCGTCGCCCTGCTGGTCGCCCTTCAGGGTCACGAACGCCGCGATGGCCTGCCCGGTGGTCTCGTCCTTGCGCCCGGTGACTGCCGCCTCGGCGACCTTGGGGTGGTCCACGAGGGCGCTCTCGATCTCGGTGGTCGACAGGCGGTGGCCCGAGACGTTCATGACGTCGTCGACACGGCCGAGCAGCCAGACGTGGCCGTCGTCGTCGAGCTTCGCCCCGTCACCGGCGAAGTAGATGTTTTCGCCGAACCGCGACCAGTAGGTGTCGCGGTAGCGTTGGTCGTCGCCCCACAGGGTCCGCAGCATCGACGGCCAC
This genomic interval from Egibacteraceae bacterium contains the following:
- a CDS encoding GNAT family N-acetyltransferase; the protein is MSEPSLVLRRPADPLTDGVVTLDRFTRDDVVDIVRAIDDEILRWLPLPDPYGETEARGFVAAPPNTASEGAALNFAIRCEARLAGSVGVSISRPRTGEVEVGYWVAPHARHQGVALRAVLLVAGHALAAEGVERLEILCHPDNRASRHVAERAGAQFEGIRRHGLPPPPRQGSTDAAVYALLPEDVAAVHGDPRSGATPRRRSAPGSR
- the trpS gene encoding tryptophan--tRNA ligase, coding for MARVLSGVQPTGAPHIGNYLGAWSRWAGEQQADHFFCVVDLHAMTVPYEPGALRERTVDVATWLLASGIDPDIATLFVQSHVREHSELAWILTCLATMGELQRMTQFKEKTVGLESVSAGLLTYPVLQAADILLYQADEVPIGADQRQHLELSRDLAQRFNHRFTDTFTVPVATFPTTGARVMDLQDHTKKMSKSLPPAGTILLSDDEAATRKKVMRAVTDSGSEVRASPDKPAVSNLLDLMAAVTGTDVAALENHFTGTRYGDFKAELAEAVNGVLRPVRERYTQLRAEPDAVREVLVKGADRARTVAADTMGLVRERVGLRGL
- a CDS encoding AMP-binding protein — encoded protein: WCAADIGWVTGHSYIVYGPLANRATSVMYEGAPAHPGKDRFWAIIEKYQATILYTAPTAIRSFMKWGTEHPAAHDLSSLRLLGSVGEPINPEAWMWYHEHIGGSRCPIVDTWWQTETGAIMITPLPGLTAAKPGSAMRAFPGVKAVVVDEAGQPVERGGGGYLTLQRPWPSMLRTLWGDDQRYRDTYWSRFGENIYFAGDGAKLDDDGHVWLLGRVDDVMNVSGHRLSTTEIESALVDHPKVAEAAVTGRKDETTGQAIAAFVTLKGDQQGDDALAAELREHVATRIGKIARPANILFTDDLPKTRSGKIMRRLLKDIAEGRELGDVTTLANADIVSEIQARSDAGA